CATATACTATCTTGTGTGTCTGAAAGCTTTAGACGGAGCTCTAGATGTATACTCTGTATGAGCTGTAGACTGACCTGTACAGTTCCTCTCATCAGAGTCCAGAGCGAAGCCGTTGTCACAGCGACAACGGAAACTACCGATGGTGTTCCTACACTTCCCATTGGAGCACAAGCTGTGGATCATCTTACACTCGTTTATATCTAAGAAAGAGGGAggtaaggagggatggagggatagagagagagatagagagaaaaacagagagagagagacttattatctatttcacttgctttggcaatgtaaacatatgtttcccatgccaataaagccatttgaatcgaattgagagagagagaggttacagcAGTTTTTTGAGTTTGTTCACCTGTTATTTTGTTGTAATTTCccctagattttgctcgcctgaagtagagcatattgtgataaattgcaggccacactacttgcctagagagttttcaactatacttttcgtggctgtttatttaccaccacagacagatgctggcactaagaccgcactcagtcagctgtataaggaaataagcaaacaggaaacaactcacccagaggcggcgctcctagtggccggagactttaatgcagagaaactgaaatcagttctaccaaatttccatcaacatgttaaatgtgcaatcaGAGGGAAAGAAAttatagatcacctgtactccacacacaagtacaagctctccctcgccctccatttggtaaatccgaccagaactctatcctcctgattcctgcttacaagcaaaaattgaagcaggaagcaccagtgactcggtctataaaaaagtggtcagatgaagcagatgctaaactacaggactgttttgctatcatagactggaacatgttccgtgattcttccgatggcattgaggagtacaccacatcagtcactggctttatcaataagtgcatcgaagacatcgtctccacagtgactgtacgtacataccccaaccagaagccatggattacaggcaacattcgcactgagctaaagggtagagctgccgctttcaaggtatgggactctaacccggaagcttacaagaaatcctgctatgccctgcgacgaaccatcaaactagcaaagcgtcaatacagggctaagattgaatcatactacaccggctccgacgctcgtcttatgtggcagggcttgcaaactactacatactacaaagggaagcacagccgcaagctgcccagtgacacaagcctaccagacgagctaaatcacttctatgctcgcttcgaggcaagcaacactgaggcatgcatgagagcatcagatgttccggatgactgtgtgatcatactctccgtagccgatgtgagtaagacctttaaacaagtaaacattcacaaggctgcggggccagacggattaccaggacgtgtgctctgggcatgtgctgaccaactggcaggtgtcttcactgacattttcaacatgtccctgactgagtctgtaataccaacatgtttcaagcagaccaccatagtcactgtgcccaaaaacacaaaggcaacctgcctaaatgactacagacccatagcactcacgtccgtagccatgaagtgctttgaaaggttggtaatggctcacatcaacaccattatcccagaaaccctagacccactccaatttgcataccgcccaaacagatccacagatgatgcaatctttattgcactccacactgccctttcccacctggacaaaaggaacacctatgtgagaaggctattaattgactacagcttagcgttcaacaccatagtaccctcaaagctcatcattaagctaaggatcctgggactaaacacctccctctgcaactggatcctggacttcctgacgggccgcccccaggtggtgagggtaggtagcaacacatctgccacgctgatccccaggggtgcgtgctcagtcccctcctgtactccctgttcacccacaactgcatggcaaggcacgactccaacaccatcattaagtttgcagacgacacaacagtggtaggcctgatcaccaacaatgacgagacagcctatagggaggaggtcagagacctggccgggtggtgccagaataacaacctatccctcaacgtaaccaagactaagagattattgtggactacaggacaaGGAGGACCGAgaatgcccccattctcattgacggggctgtagtggagcatgttgagagcttcaagttcctcggtgtccacatcaacaacaaactagaatggtccaaacacaccaaggcggtcgtgaagagggcacaacaaagcctattccccctcaggaaactaaaaagatttggcatgggtcctgagatcctcaaaaggttctacagctgcaacatcgagagcatcctgactggttgcatcactgcctggtacggcaattgctcggcctttGACCgcaagggtagtgcgtacggcccagtacatcactaagctgcctgccatccaggacctctacaccaggcggtgtcagaggaaggccctaaaaattgtcaaagaccccagctaccccagtcatagactgttctctctactacctgttctctctactacatggcaagcggtaccggagtgccaagtctaggacaaaaaggcttctcaacagtttttaccctcaagccataagactcctgaacaggtaatcaaatggctacccggactatttgcattgtgttccccccccaacccctctttttacgttgctgctactctctgtttatcatatatgcatagtcactttaactatacattcatgtacatactacctcaatcagcctgactaaccggtgtctgtatgtagcctcgctacttttatagcctcgctactgtatatagcctgtctttttactgttgttttatttctttacttacctattgttcacctaataccttttttgcattattggttagagcctgtaagtaagcatttcactgtaaggtctacacctgttgtattcggcgcatgtgacaaataaactttgattttcaTTGATAGGAGTAAGTGATATGGCAACGGAATTGGGTCATGTGTACCTTTGAGGATGGGCCTCAAGGTTTTAAAATGAAACGTGGCCGGATCTACCATTGAGAAAGGACCTAAAGGAGTATAGGAGGTAGGGGAAGGGACTAGGTTTGAAATGGAACGTATGAGGAATACCTTTGAGGAAGGGCCGTCCATTAATGAAGTCTCCTCTGTTAGCGAAGCCGGGTCCCCTGGGACAGAGCTGGCTGTACTCCTGAGAGCCTTTCTCCGGACACTCATCACATTCCGGGCCCCAGGCCACACCCACTGAGCAGCAGCACGCGTCCACACGGTGACGACCCGGGATAGGGGCTCCGCAACGCTCATCCTCGTGGCTCAGATAACACTGCTCTGTACGCAGGTCTGGAGGGGGGAAACATACGATAACAAAACACCATAATGCAAAATACAATTCTTGTGGAGTACACAACAGTGTAATGGACTACAGTACCCATTAGCGTAGTGCTTGTGGACTACAGTACCCACCTATACATGTCCGTCCGGTGGCGTCGACAGTCATCCCAGGGGGACACTGGCAGATGAAGGAACCCACGGTGTTCACACACTTCCCATTGATACACACCCCCGGAAACACCTCACACTCATTAACATCTACAggtggagagagaacacacagaaccTAGACTCCattaacaacaacacaacactagaaACACAACAGACACACATACTAGAGCCTGTCATCAACAACAGAATAAAACAACGCTAAGTGAACTAACAGAACTATTTATTGTCCATGAGAACTATGATAAAATCATTGtgttgggtgattttaatattcatgttgACAAAGAGACTGATTCCAAGGCCATTGCATTCATGAATATTTTGAGCTCTATATACTTTCTCCAACAAGGCAATTAGAAACACCAGGTAAAAAATctaggtgttattttagattctgaactcaTTTTCGAAtcacacactgggaatgtgaccaaaatagctttttaccacctgaggaacattgccaaggtgctgacgtttctctctcaggctgatacagagactcatccatgcttttcttacaagcaggcttgactactgtaatgctctcctgtctggtctaccaaagaaagccattggtcaactgcaaaacatacagaatgctgcagcacgggtactgaccaagaccagacggagagcacgCACTACaccagttttaaggtctctgcactggctgcctgtgagtaatagaatacattttaagattcttctattTGTTTAtaaatcaatccacgattgtgcaccccaatacatgtcagacatgcttttaagttatgtacccagtaggtccctcaggtcctttGGCACTGGCCTTtcaactatcccaaagcctaggaccaagaggcatggagaggcagcctttagttattatgcccccagccccCAGTGCTTTTTAGTTGTTAagtttttattgttattctttagttttttatcctcttatgtttgttgtgtagtaaatatttcagtttttattttcatcgttttttatttgttttgtcttgtgaagaacattgtgttgcattccatgtctgaaatgtgctgtgtaAATAAAGCTTCATTTGATACATGCCAACGAAAACAATCAATGCAACAAACTGCATTATAACCAGTTTTTGAAATCAAACACTGGAGTTGAGGGAATATGTGTATTTGCTAAGTGAATGATGAGTCTTGTCGGAGTCCTTCTCCGGGTGTCATTACCTTCACAGATGGTCCCTCTGACTCTAGCATAACCCTTAGTGCAAAACTGATctgaaagagaaggaggaagagagaacaaGACATATTAAAATACCTCCACATTCTGTGAGACCCTGCCCTATAGGCTTTGATGTGTAATAGGTCTGGTCATGACCTGACcgggaaaaactcctggccccagTTATAGGATCATTCACACTTGGTACAGAggcctagctacagtacaggttgtaattctcacctagctacagtacaggttctaattctcacctagctacagtacaggttctaattctcacctagctacagtacaggttcTAATTCTCACCTAGTTACAGTACATGTTCTAATTCTCATTTAGCTACAGTACAGGTTCTAACCCTCAcctatctacagtacaggttctaattctcacctagctacagtacaggttgtaattctcacctagctacagtacaggttgtaattctcacctagctacagtacaggttataattctcacctagctacagtacaggttgTAATTCTCACCTAGCTACAATACAGGTTGTAATtctcacctagctacagtacaggttgTAATTCTCACCTAGCTACAATACAGGTTGTAATtctcacctagctacagtacaggttataattctcacctagctacagtacaggttgtaattctcacctagctacagtacaggttgtaattctcacctagctacagtacaggttgTAATTCTCACCTAGCTACAATACAGGTTGTAATtctcacctagctacagtacaggttataattctcacctagctacagtacaggctCTAACcctcacctagctacagtacaggttgTAATTCTCACTTAGCTACAGTACAGGTTGTAATtctcacctagctacagtacaggttgtaattctcacctagctacagtacaggttctaattctcacctagctacagtacaggttctaattctcacctagctacagtacaggttgtaattctcacctagctacagtacaggttgtaattctcacctagctacagtacaggctCTAACcctcacctagctacagtacaggttgTAATTCTCACTTAGCTACAGTACAGGTTGTAATTCTCACTTAGCTACAGTACAGGTTGTAATTCTCACCAAGCTACAGTACAGGTTCTAACcctcacctagctacagtacaggttgtaattctcacctagctacagtacaggttgtaatgctcacctagctacagtacaggttgtaattctcacctagctacagtacaggttctaattctcacctagctacagtacaggttctaattctcacctagctacagtacaggttgttattctcacctagctacagtacaggttgtaattctcacctagctacagtacaggctCTAACcctcacctagctacagtacaggttgtaattctcacctagctacagtacaggttctaattctcacctagctacagtacaggttgtaattctcacctagctacagtacaggttctaattctcacctagctacagtacaggctCTAACCCTCACCTAGTTACAGTACAGGCTCTAACcctcacctagctacagtacaggctCTAACcctcacctagctacagtacaggttcTAACcctcacctagctacagtacaggttctaattctcacctagctacagtacaggttctaattctcacctagctacagtacaggttgtaattctcacctagctacagtacaggctCTAACCCTCACCTAACTACAGTACAGGCTCTAACcctcacctagctacagtacaggttataattctcacctagctacagtacaggttgtaattctcacctagctacagtacaggctCTAACcctcacctagctacagtacaggttcTAACcctcacctagctacagtacaggctCTAACcctcacctagctacagtacaggctCTAACcctcacctagctacagtacaggttcTAACcctcacctagctacagtacaggctCTAACcctcacctagctacagtacaggctCTAACcctcacctagctacagtacaggctCTAACcctcacctagctacagtacaggttcTAACcctcacctagctacagtacaggctCTAACcctcacctagctacagtacaggctCTAAATATCACCTGGTTCACACAAGGCACAGGGTCTTCCCCAGGCCTCTCCCCAGAGAAGGGCTACAGGTTAAATAGGTTCTATAAGTTCTAGAGATTCTAGATGTTCCATGTGGTTCTATATGGTTCTGTAGGTTCCCACTAACCTGGTTCACACTTGGCACAGGGACTTCCCCAGGCCTCTCCCAGTGTGGAGCAGCAGTGGGATTTCAGAGTGGCTCCGTTGATGTTGATCTCACAGCGTCCGTTAATCACCTTCAGCCAACATGTGCCTTTACTGGTCTCtacagggacagggagagggagggcagaggacTGTACTAATACACAGCATAACATTTCATAGCTGCCATTTTAGCCCCTCAGATAGTAGTCCCCTAatcctctggtcaaaagtaacatcctctcacaaacacacacacacaaacagcagggGTTGTTATACTCACGTACCTATACACTGTGTTCCAGAGGCGTCCAGCGTGCTGCCTGCTGAGCAGAGACACACGTAGGACCCCGGGCTGTTCTTACAGTCCCCGTTCACACACGGCTTCGACTCACACTCATCAATGTCTGCAGGAGACAACACACATTCATCAATATCgacaagaaacacacacacatctatatgACTTAGAGGAGAAAGTCATCCACAAATCAATATCTACAGGAAGATGTGTTACCACGTCATTCTTTCTGCTCCTGACCAGCTTCTAACACGTCTCTGTGTGACAGACCGACAGCAGGGCTGGGggtcaactccatttcaattccagaCAATTACGGAAGTACCTTGAAATTCCAATTCTCTGAACTTTAAATGTGATTAAACCCAAcccggacagacagacggacagacatacagacagtaaCTAGTCTGGGCCAGTGTATCTCACCTTCGCAGACATCCGTCTCAGCGTGGAACAGGAAGCCGGTGGGACAGTGGCAGGTGAAACTACCTGGAGTGTTCCTGCACAGGCCGTTGTCACACAGTAACCTGTTCACTGCACACTCATCTATGTCTGAGAggagacagatacacagacagaggTAATACCACAGAATGATATCTTAGAACTCATTTAATACGATCTCTATGGTTAATACATTCATCTACAGTATGtctgaagagacagacagacagacagacagacagacagacagacagacagacagagatagcaAAATTAGGATAATCCAGTCATTTTAAGGATAAGTCATGGGACTTACCAACACAGTGTTTTCCAGTGGTGTCCACCTCAAAGCCCATGTTACAGTTACACTTATAGGTCCTCAGCATGTTCTCACACACACCGTTCTGACAGATGTCCGGGTCCAGAGCACACTCATTGATATCTGGGAGAGATAAACACACAAGGTTAATATCTGGGAGAGAGTCATTACATTGAGACACACCAGGTTCCCTCTGTTTTTGATCGTTACCTCTGCCATCGCTGGTGGTGCCGGGGCCGTTACTACACAGAGCCAGGAACTcagctgcaaaacacacacacacacacacacacacacacacacacacacacacacacacacacacacacacacacacaca
This Salvelinus namaycush isolate Seneca unplaced genomic scaffold, SaNama_1.0 Scaffold3488, whole genome shotgun sequence DNA region includes the following protein-coding sequences:
- the LOC120040395 gene encoding fibrillin-1-like — its product is MCMNGHCVNTEGSFRCECMAGLAVGLDGRVCVDTHMRSTCYGGYKRGQCVKPFFGAVTKSECCCASVEYAFGESCQPCPPQNSAEFLALCSNGPGTTSDGRDINECALDPDICQNGVCENMLRTYKCNCNMGFEVDTTGKHCVDIDECAVNRLLCDNGLCRNTPGSFTCHCPTGFLFHAETDVCEDIDECESKPCVNGDCKNSPGSYVCLCSAGSTLDASGTQCIETSKGTCWLKVINGRCEININGATLKSHCCSTLGEAWGSPCAKCEPDQFCTKGYARVRGTICEDVNECEVFPGVCINGKCVNTVGSFICQCPPGMTVDATGRTCIDLRTEQCYLSHEDERCGAPIPGRHRVDACCCSVGVAWGPECDECPEKGSQEYSQLCPRGPGFANRGDFINGRPFLKDINECKMIHSLCSNGKCRNTIGSFRCRCDNGFALDSDERNCTDIDECRISPDLCGQGTCVNTGGDFECECFEGYESGFMMMKNCMDIDECERNPLLCRGGECVNNEGSFQCVCPDGHEIAPDGSACLDINECELSEKLCRNGQCVNMIGRYQCSCDTGYKSTEDRLACVDIDECTIQNGGCETFCTNSEGSYECSCRSGYALMPDLRTCTDIDECEESPDICDGGQCTNIPGEYQCLCFDGFMSSEDMKTCL